In the genome of Candidatus Cloacimonadota bacterium, the window CCTTCCAGACGTTTTCTAACATCAAAATATCTATACCGGTTGAATACAGCAACAAAATGACTGGCATAAGTGAAACGAGCATTGATATTTACAACATCAAAGGGCAGAAAGTTAGGGCATTTTCCTTTGACCCAAGAAGTTCCCTCGAACAGGTCATAGTGTGGGATGGTAAGGATCAAAATGGAAACAACTGCACCAGTGGTCTATACATTGTAAACCTCACAATAGCTGGTGAGCATATAGCAAACAGAAAAGTAACTTTGGTTAAATAGGGACATTGGCAGCCCGGGGCAGTGCTACAATTTCATCTATCCTGACCCTACACGTAAAAAGGGTGATACTAGATTTGCAAAAAGGGTGATACTAGATTTGCAAAAAGGGTGAAACAGATTTGCAAAAAGGGTGAAACAGATTTGCAAAAAGGGTGAAACAGATTTGCAAAAAGGGTGATACTGGAGTCTCACTAAAAACAGCGATTTGCATCGAAAGTGATACTATATGCAATTTCACTTGATACTTTATAGAAATCCCGTTGAATCCTGATGACGGCGTTCGTGTAGATTCCGCTTGACATTATTCCATCCTATCATATAAAATGGCATCGACTCTTATATATTTCTACAAGGAGGAACAATGAATATGGTGAAAGGCCTCACGATATGCTTAGCGCTGGTTTTGGGTGTTGTTGGATTGACCGCTCAAAACCCAGAATGGCAGTGGGCAGCTGTAGCTGGTGGATTAAACTCTGAAAAGAGTCATGATATAGCCACTGACAGCCAAGGAAATCAGTATATTACCGGATGTTTCCAAGGAACAGCCACTTTCGGCCCCTACACGCTTATATCCAGCGGTGAAAACGATATCTTTGCGGCCAAGCTAGACCCCACGGGAAACTGGCTTTGGGCTGTCAGGGCGGGCGGGATATCAAATGACTATAGTTATGGGATTGCCATAGATTGGGAGGGCAACGCCTATCTGACCGGGTATTTTCAGGCAAGCGCTGGATTTGGCTCTGACACACTAACATCTAGCGGATATAATGATATCTTCATTGCCAAACTGGCTCCAGCGGGAAACTGGCTCTGGGCTATAAGGTCGGGCGGGACTGGTAATGACTCAGGCAGAGGCATAACCGTGGATGATGAGGGCAACGCCTACCTAACTGGTTTTTTTCAGTCAAGCGTCGGTTTTGGCCCTTACACACTCACATCCAGCGGAGGATTTGATATCTTCATCGCCAAACTTGGTCCCAATGGCAACTGGCTATGGGCGTTTTGGGCTGGCGGTACAGGCGATAACTTTGGGCTGAGCATCGCCATTGACAACCAAGGCAACACATATCTGACTGGAGAATTTAATTACACAGCCACTTTCGGTGCGTACACCATCACAGCAAGCGGAGAATGGGATGTTTTTGCCGCCAAGCTAGACCCCGCAGGCAACTGGCTTTGGGCAGCCAAAGCGGGGGGAACTAGTTTTGACGCT includes:
- a CDS encoding T9SS type A sorting domain-containing protein; amino-acid sequence: NTGTPDTLGLFLPPYDLAGNWRIWNGRIDMGCYEYGSEHWVSNDDPVVPEIPAIILVVYPNPFQTFSNIKISIPVEYSNKMTGISETSIDIYNIKGQKVRAFSFDPRSSLEQVIVWDGKDQNGNNCTSGLYIVNLTIAGEHIANRKVTLVK
- a CDS encoding SBBP repeat-containing protein, which translates into the protein MNMVKGLTICLALVLGVVGLTAQNPEWQWAAVAGGLNSEKSHDIATDSQGNQYITGCFQGTATFGPYTLISSGENDIFAAKLDPTGNWLWAVRAGGISNDYSYGIAIDWEGNAYLTGYFQASAGFGSDTLTSSGYNDIFIAKLAPAGNWLWAIRSGGTGNDSGRGITVDDEGNAYLTGFFQSSVGFGPYTLTSSGGFDIFIAKLGPNGNWLWAFWAGGTGDNFGLSIAIDNQGNTYLTGEFNYTATFGAYTITASGEWDVFAAKLDPAGNWLWAAKAGGTSFDAGNSVSVDGSGNAYLTGYFYGIATFGAHTLISNGEGDIFTAKLGEAGNWLWAVSAGVVGYSDIGQGIAVDGAGNAYLTGYFWDTATFGVHTIASCGENDIFIAKLDPDGYWLWVVSAGGEYWEEGLGITVDAADNAFLTGHFSGAVSFGATTHISNGDHDIFVAKLSFQAARPKPPENLYLSRLGNDILLSWDAVNLDTNNQSLIPDAYLVYSSTDADPDTFNFLGEVVCNSYTHIGALTDYIEHFYRVVAVQN